In one window of Caenimonas aquaedulcis DNA:
- a CDS encoding DUF3422 family protein, with translation MLTKSHPQRIALHNEIHARPPEAMQVPLALSHIVMAGGTEDREASRAHLADLLRDHHLPLPDADSTHLRMDVGAFRLRWELHTEFVTWTFSRPYDAQGFGDRDPDTALDAVPEDWLAGLPGQCLASLHLWVLPAKAVTGASLARNVLHEDTLVASTVAEGLGEVYTDFALHPDGFSRMVLLTGSVTHRRLGRLVQRLLEIDTYRMAALLGLPAAREAASVLAYAERELAELAGAIRNAGRHEEPQLLDRLTKLAGQVESQYAATHSRFSASSAYFELVDRRIADIGEARLGTLQTIGEFMDRRLSPARATCEWATRRQDALSQRVSRISNLLRTRVEIEQQQSSQALLAAMNTRQGLQLKLQATVEGLSVAAITYYIVGLVSYLAKGAHAIGWPWSAESTAACAIPVVALAVWWSLRRLHSRVFGD, from the coding sequence ATGCTGACGAAAAGCCACCCGCAGCGCATCGCGCTGCACAACGAGATCCACGCCCGGCCGCCCGAGGCGATGCAGGTGCCGCTCGCGCTGTCGCACATCGTGATGGCCGGCGGCACGGAGGACCGCGAGGCGAGCCGCGCGCACCTGGCGGACCTGCTGCGCGACCACCACCTGCCGCTGCCCGACGCGGATTCGACGCACCTGCGCATGGACGTGGGCGCCTTTCGCCTGCGCTGGGAACTGCACACGGAATTCGTCACCTGGACCTTCTCGCGCCCGTACGACGCGCAGGGATTCGGCGACCGCGACCCGGACACGGCCCTCGACGCCGTGCCCGAGGACTGGCTGGCCGGCCTGCCCGGGCAGTGCCTCGCAAGCCTGCACCTGTGGGTGCTCCCGGCCAAAGCCGTGACCGGCGCGTCGCTCGCCAGGAACGTGCTGCACGAGGACACGCTGGTCGCCTCCACCGTCGCCGAGGGGCTGGGCGAGGTCTACACCGATTTCGCGCTGCACCCCGACGGGTTCTCGCGCATGGTGCTGCTCACGGGCAGCGTGACACATCGGCGCCTCGGGCGGCTGGTGCAGCGCCTGCTGGAGATCGACACCTACCGCATGGCGGCGCTGCTCGGCTTGCCGGCCGCGCGCGAAGCCGCGTCGGTGCTCGCCTATGCCGAGCGGGAGCTTGCCGAACTCGCCGGGGCCATCCGCAATGCCGGGCGTCACGAGGAGCCGCAACTGCTGGACCGCCTCACCAAGCTGGCGGGCCAGGTCGAGAGCCAGTACGCCGCGACGCATTCGCGCTTCTCGGCGAGCTCGGCTTATTTCGAGCTGGTGGACCGGCGCATCGCCGACATCGGCGAGGCGCGCCTCGGCACGCTGCAGACCATCGGTGAATTCATGGACAGGCGCCTGTCCCCGGCGCGCGCGACCTGCGAGTGGGCGACGCGCCGGCAGGACGCGCTGTCGCAGCGCGTCTCGCGCATCAGCAACCTCTTGCGCACGCGCGTGGAGATCGAGCAGCAGCAAAGCAGCCAGGCGCTGCTGGCCGCGATGAACACGCGGCAGGGCCTGCAGCTCAAGTTGCAGGCCACGGTCGAGGGCCTGTCGGTCGCGGCCATCACCTATTACATCGTCGGGCTGGTGAGCTACCTTGCCAAGGGCGCGCATGCCATCGGCTGGCCCTGGAGCGCGGAGAGCACGGCGGCGTGCGCGATTCCCGTGGTGGCGCTGGCGGTGTGGTGGTCGCTGAGGCGGCTGCACTCGCGGGTGTTCGGGGATTGA
- a CDS encoding tripartite tricarboxylate transporter permease: MDLISNLAIGFGVAFTPINLLYCFIGCLLGTLIGVLPGIGPVATIAMLLPATYALPPVSALIMLAGIYYGAQYGGSTTAILVNLPGESSSVVTVIDGYQMARQGRAGPALAAAGLGSFFAGCVGTLILAAFAAPLTEVAFKFGPAEYFSLMILGLIGAVVLASGSLIKAIAMIVLGLLLGLIGTDVNSGVARYSFDIPELTDGIGFITIAMGVFGYGEIISNLSKSAEHREVFTGKVKGLFPTKEDFKRMIPAVLRGTALGSALGILPGGGALLAAFAAYTVEKKTKLQPGEVPFGKGNIRGVAAPESANNAGAQTSFIPLLTLGIPPNAVMALMVGAMTIHNIQPGPQVMTSNPQLFWGLIVSMWLGNLMLIILNLPLIGMWIKLLTVPYRWLFPAIVLFCAIGVYSTNNNTFDVWMVGIFGVVGYAFIKLGCEPAPLLLGFILGPMMEENLRRALLLSRGDWSVFVTRPLSAGLLAAALLLVIIVALPSIKAKREEAFVED; encoded by the coding sequence ATGGATCTCATCTCCAACCTCGCGATCGGCTTCGGCGTCGCTTTCACCCCGATCAACCTGCTGTATTGCTTCATCGGCTGCCTGCTGGGCACGCTGATCGGCGTGCTGCCCGGCATCGGCCCGGTGGCCACCATCGCGATGCTGCTGCCCGCCACGTACGCGCTGCCGCCCGTGTCGGCGCTGATCATGCTGGCCGGCATCTACTACGGCGCGCAATACGGCGGCTCCACCACCGCCATCCTGGTGAACCTGCCGGGGGAATCCTCGTCGGTGGTGACCGTGATCGACGGCTACCAGATGGCGCGGCAGGGGCGGGCCGGCCCGGCGCTGGCGGCGGCGGGCCTGGGCTCGTTCTTCGCCGGCTGCGTCGGCACGCTGATCCTCGCGGCTTTCGCCGCGCCCCTGACCGAAGTCGCGTTCAAGTTCGGTCCCGCCGAATACTTCTCGCTGATGATCCTGGGCCTGATCGGTGCGGTGGTGCTGGCATCCGGCTCGCTCATCAAGGCCATCGCGATGATCGTGCTGGGCCTGCTGCTCGGCCTGATCGGCACCGATGTGAATTCCGGCGTCGCGCGCTACTCGTTCGACATTCCTGAGCTCACCGACGGCATCGGCTTCATCACCATCGCCATGGGCGTGTTCGGGTATGGCGAGATCATCAGCAACCTCTCCAAGTCCGCCGAGCACCGCGAGGTCTTCACGGGCAAGGTGAAGGGCCTGTTCCCCACCAAGGAAGACTTCAAGCGCATGATTCCCGCCGTGCTGCGCGGCACGGCCCTGGGCTCCGCGCTGGGCATCCTGCCCGGCGGCGGCGCGCTGCTGGCCGCCTTCGCCGCCTACACGGTGGAAAAGAAGACCAAGCTGCAACCCGGCGAAGTGCCGTTCGGCAAGGGCAACATCCGCGGTGTGGCGGCGCCCGAGTCGGCCAACAACGCCGGCGCGCAGACGTCCTTCATCCCGCTGCTCACGCTGGGCATCCCGCCCAACGCCGTGATGGCGCTGATGGTGGGCGCGATGACGATCCACAACATCCAGCCGGGCCCGCAGGTGATGACCAGCAACCCGCAGCTGTTTTGGGGCCTCATCGTGTCGATGTGGCTGGGCAACCTGATGCTCATCATCCTGAACCTGCCGCTGATCGGCATGTGGATCAAGCTGCTGACGGTGCCTTACCGCTGGCTGTTCCCCGCCATCGTCCTGTTCTGCGCGATCGGCGTGTATTCCACCAACAACAACACCTTCGACGTGTGGATGGTCGGCATCTTCGGCGTGGTCGGCTACGCCTTCATCAAGCTCGGATGCGAACCCGCGCCGCTGCTGCTCGGCTTCATCCTCGGCCCGATGATGGAGGAGAACCTGCGGCGCGCGCTGCTGCTGTCGCGCGGCGACTGGAGCGTGTTCGTCACGCGCCCGCTGTCGGCCGGTCTCCTGGCTGCCGCGCTGCTGCTGGTGATCATCGTGGCGCTGCCGTCGATCAAGGCCAAGCGCGAAGAGGCTTTCGTCGAGGATTGA
- a CDS encoding tripartite tricarboxylate transporter TctB family protein: MKIKSQQDFFSGLMFMTVGIAFAWGATTYNIGEGARMGPGYFPLMLGILLTGLGGFIVFESLVVETEDGEKIGSWAWRPLGFIIAANLVFGILLGGLPSIKLPAMGMIVGIYALTFIASLAGDEFSFKENIVLATLLAIGSYLAFIVLLKLQFQVWPSFITG; the protein is encoded by the coding sequence GTGAAAATCAAGAGTCAGCAAGACTTCTTTTCCGGCCTCATGTTCATGACGGTCGGCATCGCCTTCGCGTGGGGCGCCACTACCTACAACATCGGCGAGGGCGCCCGCATGGGGCCCGGGTACTTCCCGCTGATGCTGGGCATCCTGCTCACGGGCCTCGGGGGCTTCATCGTCTTCGAATCGCTGGTGGTGGAAACCGAGGATGGCGAGAAGATCGGGTCTTGGGCGTGGCGGCCGCTGGGCTTCATCATCGCGGCCAACCTGGTGTTCGGCATCCTGCTGGGCGGACTGCCGAGCATCAAGCTGCCCGCCATGGGCATGATCGTCGGCATCTACGCACTGACCTTCATCGCCAGCCTCGCCGGCGACGAATTCAGTTTCAAGGAAAACATCGTCCTGGCGACCCTCCTGGCCATCGGCAGCTACCTTGCGTTCATCGTCCTCCTGAAACTGCAGTTCCAGGTGTGGCCCTCGTTCATCACGGGCTGA
- a CDS encoding GspE/PulE family protein, which translates to MSTAAKPKVIPAARTPHHGPIDWRRLVEWLSHDAMISPDEARRTIARCSQAESAQHPLVRLAAVAMARASDGKPLDIETLTQWLAARAGLDHLRIDPLKVDVGKVADTMSAAYAERHRVLPVQVTAAEVVVATAEPFITDWVAEVERQSRRSVRRVVANPVDIHRYTAEFFALAKSVRAAQKAGGNAGAASFEQLVELNKTNKQLDANDQGVVQVVDWLWTYAFDQRASDIHLEPRREQGVIRFRIDGILHPVYQMPLGVLNAMTARIKLLGRMDVVEKRRPQDGRIKTRNPRGDEIEMRLSTLPTAFGEKMVMRIFDPDTAVKDLDALGFAQHDAARWEALVKRPHGIVLVTGPTGSGKTSTLYSTLKRLATEEVNVSTVEDPIEMIEPAFNQTQVQPQLDFGFAEGLRALMRQDPDILMVGEIRDLETAEMAVQAALTGHLVFSTLHTNDAPSAITRLMELGVPAYLINATMLGVLAQRLVRTLCKQCRQPDDEASREALDAAIKPWKINGGYTPYKPVGCVDCRMTGFMGRMGLYELLTVSDAFKQKLGQEPGMDALRKQAVTDGMRPLRLAGALRVAEGLTTLEEVLTATPPLD; encoded by the coding sequence ATGAGCACCGCCGCCAAACCCAAAGTCATCCCCGCCGCCCGCACGCCGCACCACGGTCCCATCGACTGGCGCCGCCTCGTCGAGTGGCTGAGCCACGACGCGATGATCTCTCCCGACGAAGCGCGGCGCACGATCGCGCGCTGCTCCCAGGCCGAGAGCGCGCAGCATCCGCTGGTGCGGCTCGCCGCCGTCGCGATGGCTCGCGCGAGCGACGGCAAGCCGCTGGACATCGAGACCCTCACCCAGTGGCTGGCGGCGCGCGCGGGGCTGGACCACCTGCGCATCGACCCGCTCAAGGTCGACGTGGGCAAGGTCGCGGACACCATGAGCGCGGCCTACGCCGAGCGGCATCGCGTGCTGCCGGTGCAGGTGACGGCCGCCGAAGTGGTGGTCGCGACGGCCGAACCCTTCATCACCGACTGGGTCGCGGAGGTGGAGCGCCAGTCGCGCCGCAGCGTGCGGCGGGTCGTCGCCAACCCGGTGGACATCCACCGCTACACGGCGGAATTCTTCGCCCTGGCCAAGTCGGTGCGCGCGGCGCAGAAGGCCGGGGGCAACGCGGGCGCCGCGAGCTTCGAGCAGCTCGTCGAACTCAACAAGACAAACAAGCAGCTCGACGCGAACGACCAGGGCGTGGTGCAGGTGGTCGACTGGCTGTGGACCTACGCCTTCGACCAGCGCGCGAGCGACATCCACCTGGAGCCGCGGCGCGAGCAGGGCGTGATCCGCTTCCGCATCGACGGCATCCTCCACCCGGTCTACCAGATGCCCCTGGGCGTGCTCAATGCGATGACGGCGCGCATCAAGCTGCTCGGCCGCATGGACGTGGTCGAGAAGCGCCGCCCGCAGGACGGCCGCATCAAGACGCGCAACCCGCGCGGCGACGAGATCGAGATGCGCCTTTCCACCTTGCCCACCGCATTCGGCGAGAAGATGGTGATGCGCATCTTCGACCCCGACACCGCGGTGAAGGACCTCGATGCGCTCGGCTTCGCGCAGCACGACGCCGCGCGCTGGGAGGCGCTGGTGAAGCGCCCGCACGGCATCGTCCTCGTGACCGGGCCGACCGGCTCCGGCAAGACCAGCACGCTCTATTCGACGCTCAAGCGCCTCGCCACCGAGGAGGTGAACGTGAGCACGGTGGAAGACCCGATCGAGATGATCGAGCCGGCCTTCAACCAGACGCAGGTGCAGCCACAGCTGGACTTCGGGTTCGCGGAAGGGCTGCGTGCGCTGATGCGGCAGGACCCGGACATCCTCATGGTCGGCGAAATCCGCGACCTGGAAACCGCGGAGATGGCGGTGCAGGCGGCGCTCACGGGCCACCTCGTCTTCTCCACGCTGCACACGAACGACGCGCCCTCGGCGATCACGCGCCTGATGGAGCTCGGCGTGCCGGCCTACCTCATCAATGCCACCATGCTGGGCGTGCTCGCGCAGCGCCTCGTGCGGACGCTGTGCAAGCAGTGCCGCCAGCCCGACGACGAAGCGTCGCGCGAAGCGCTGGACGCAGCCATCAAGCCCTGGAAGATCAACGGCGGCTACACGCCCTACAAGCCCGTGGGTTGCGTGGATTGCCGGATGACCGGCTTCATGGGCCGCATGGGGCTGTACGAACTGCTGACCGTCAGCGACGCCTTCAAGCAGAAGCTCGGCCAGGAGCCGGGCATGGATGCGCTGCGCAAGCAGGCGGTCACCGACGGCATGCGCCCGCTGCGCCTTGCTGGTGCATTGCGGGTCGCCGAAGGGCTCACGACACTGGAAGAAGTGTTGACGGCGACCCCGCCGCTGGATTGA
- a CDS encoding spermidine synthase: MKHSPPALPEVNFSDHGDVRYLHLGTEWVQGSMWLDKPFDIHLEYVQRMMAWLLFVEPASVASRHAMQLGLGSAALTKFCRRKLRMKTTAIELNPQVVAACRLWFKLPADDAKLSVVLGDAAEVAAHAHWRGQVDALQVDLYDHEAAAPVLDSAEFYADCRALLTGDGCMTVNLFGRSSSYPESLAKIVAAFGADAVWAFRPTREGNTIVLALREPQHPVRGELAERAETIETRWGLPARKWLRVFKPATSADA, translated from the coding sequence GTGAAACATAGTCCGCCCGCACTCCCCGAAGTCAACTTCTCCGACCACGGCGACGTCCGCTACCTGCACCTGGGCACCGAGTGGGTGCAGGGGTCGATGTGGCTGGACAAGCCCTTCGACATCCACCTCGAGTACGTGCAGCGGATGATGGCCTGGCTGCTCTTCGTCGAGCCCGCATCGGTGGCGTCGCGCCACGCGATGCAGCTGGGCCTCGGGTCCGCCGCGCTCACCAAGTTCTGCCGGCGCAAGCTGCGGATGAAGACGACCGCCATCGAGCTGAACCCGCAAGTCGTGGCCGCATGCCGCCTCTGGTTCAAGCTGCCGGCGGACGACGCGAAGCTCTCCGTCGTGCTCGGCGACGCGGCGGAAGTTGCCGCGCACGCGCACTGGCGCGGGCAGGTCGATGCGCTGCAGGTGGATCTCTACGACCACGAGGCGGCCGCGCCGGTGCTGGACAGCGCGGAGTTCTATGCCGACTGCCGCGCGCTCCTGACCGGGGACGGCTGCATGACGGTGAACCTCTTCGGGCGCTCGTCGAGCTATCCGGAGAGCCTCGCGAAGATCGTGGCGGCCTTCGGCGCCGACGCGGTCTGGGCCTTCCGGCCCACGCGCGAAGGCAACACCATCGTGCTCGCCCTGCGCGAGCCGCAACACCCGGTGCGCGGGGAGCTTGCCGAACGCGCCGAAACCATCGAAACTCGTTGGGGCCTTCCCGCACGCAAGTGGTTGCGCGTGTTCAAGCCCGCCACCTCCGCCGACGCATGA
- a CDS encoding mechanosensitive ion channel family protein produces MNTEVMWSFLGTQGVDFGLKVLGAIAVWIVGRWVIGWIRRLALAALKRGRHIDATLAGYLSAALSMGLNILLVLAVLEVFGVKTTSFAALLAGAGIAIGTAWGGLLTHFAAGIFLQVLRPYKLGDHVIIGGVNGKVTELGLFGTTLVMGDGVVALVGNNKVLSDTIQNFSTLPARRVDTTAKVANSVDVHDAIARLKTALEKIPNVSKDPAPEVQILQFTPEGPLLAVRPYTHTDNYWQVYFDTHKAIVDTFGAAGYPVPETPTVQRALADMK; encoded by the coding sequence ATGAATACGGAAGTCATGTGGAGTTTCCTCGGCACGCAGGGTGTCGATTTCGGGCTGAAGGTGCTGGGCGCGATCGCCGTCTGGATCGTGGGCCGATGGGTGATCGGATGGATTCGCCGCCTCGCGCTCGCGGCGCTCAAGCGCGGCCGGCACATCGACGCGACGCTCGCGGGCTATCTCAGCGCCGCGTTGTCGATGGGCCTGAACATCCTGCTCGTGCTGGCGGTGCTGGAGGTCTTCGGGGTGAAGACCACCTCGTTCGCCGCCCTCCTCGCCGGCGCGGGCATCGCGATCGGCACCGCGTGGGGCGGGCTGCTCACGCACTTCGCCGCCGGCATCTTCCTGCAGGTGCTGCGGCCCTACAAGCTGGGCGACCACGTGATCATCGGCGGCGTCAACGGCAAGGTGACGGAGCTGGGCCTCTTCGGCACGACGCTCGTCATGGGCGACGGCGTGGTCGCGCTGGTGGGCAACAACAAGGTGCTGTCGGACACGATCCAGAATTTCAGCACCCTCCCCGCGCGCCGCGTGGACACCACCGCCAAGGTCGCGAACAGCGTGGACGTGCACGATGCGATCGCGCGCCTGAAGACAGCGCTGGAAAAGATCCCCAACGTGTCGAAAGACCCGGCGCCCGAAGTGCAGATCCTGCAGTTCACGCCTGAAGGCCCGCTGCTGGCGGTGCGGCCGTACACGCATACGGACAACTACTGGCAGGTGTACTTCGACACGCACAAGGCGATCGTCGACACCTTCGGCGCCGCGGGCTACCCGGTGCCGGAAACGCCGACGGTGCAGCGGGCGCTGGCCGACATGAAATAG
- a CDS encoding TatD family hydrolase, whose product MPAWIDTHCHLDALEFAADTAAMRARASRAGVVHCILPAVAVSNFTAVCELAHAHGDSYALGIHPLCTGDARDEDIETLDRALAAAAGDPRLVAVGEIGLDYFVPGLDPARQEKFYAAQLDLARRHGLPVLLHVRRSADKLLKHLRAGGVRGIAHAFNGSAQQANEFIRLGFKLGFGGTVTFDRALQIRRLAAELPLESIVMETDSPDIPPHWLYRTADERAQGQPQGRNEPAELPRIAAELASLRGIEVEELAAATSRNAVEALPKLAQVVELGRL is encoded by the coding sequence ATGCCCGCATGGATCGACACCCATTGCCACCTGGACGCGCTGGAGTTCGCCGCCGACACGGCCGCCATGCGCGCGCGCGCGTCGCGCGCCGGCGTGGTGCATTGCATCCTGCCGGCCGTGGCCGTGTCGAATTTCACGGCGGTGTGCGAGCTCGCACATGCGCACGGCGACAGCTACGCGCTCGGCATCCATCCGCTGTGCACGGGCGATGCGCGCGACGAAGACATCGAGACGCTCGATCGCGCGCTCGCGGCGGCGGCGGGCGATCCGCGCCTGGTCGCCGTCGGGGAGATCGGCCTGGATTATTTCGTTCCCGGGCTCGATCCGGCGCGGCAGGAGAAGTTCTATGCCGCGCAGCTCGACCTCGCGCGGCGGCACGGCCTTCCGGTGTTGCTGCATGTGCGGCGCTCGGCGGACAAGCTGCTCAAGCACCTGCGCGCGGGTGGCGTGCGGGGCATCGCGCATGCGTTCAACGGCAGCGCACAACAGGCGAACGAATTCATCCGCCTGGGCTTCAAGCTGGGCTTCGGCGGCACGGTGACCTTCGACCGCGCGTTGCAGATCCGCCGGCTCGCCGCGGAATTGCCGCTGGAATCGATCGTGATGGAAACCGATTCGCCCGACATCCCCCCGCACTGGCTTTACAGGACGGCCGACGAGCGCGCGCAGGGGCAGCCGCAGGGCCGCAACGAACCGGCGGAATTGCCGCGCATCGCGGCTGAGCTGGCGTCGTTGCGGGGAATCGAGGTGGAGGAACTGGCGGCGGCTACGTCCAGGAATGCGGTCGAGGCGCTGCCCAAGCTGGCACAGGTGGTGGAGCTGGGCAGGCTTTGA
- a CDS encoding S1C family serine protease, with protein MRRPALYSSSRPDRSAQAQVPEGEAAPVPAAPARPSRFAHAGTRLLWAAIVLLAAALAFSTWHNQHGSQRRLTQEDIDAAVLKTLEKETLPSEYAKAYENILPSVVRVVSYVKKSRLKDESEKPKAGAKATPKPKPLGPAVPPGTATPAAEDEEVEQGVGTGVVIIDKGVILTNLHVVSGADRIKVIFSDGLEASATVTGAQPENDLAVLQASKIPDDMIAATMRSTADLRPGDKVMAVGFPFGIGPSASGGVVSGLKRAFRSPEGKQEMNNLIQFDAAANPGNSGGPLVTMDGEVVGIVTAILNPTSARTFLGIGFAVPIENAATAAGLPPF; from the coding sequence ATGCGAAGGCCAGCTCTCTACAGCTCCAGCCGACCGGACCGCTCCGCCCAGGCGCAGGTTCCCGAAGGCGAGGCTGCGCCGGTTCCGGCGGCTCCGGCCCGCCCCTCCCGCTTCGCCCATGCCGGCACGCGCTTGCTGTGGGCCGCGATCGTCCTGCTCGCCGCCGCGCTCGCCTTCAGCACCTGGCACAACCAGCACGGCAGCCAGCGCCGCCTCACGCAGGAAGACATCGACGCCGCGGTGCTCAAGACCCTCGAGAAGGAAACGCTTCCCTCCGAATACGCCAAGGCCTACGAAAACATCCTGCCTTCGGTCGTGCGGGTGGTGAGCTACGTGAAGAAGAGCCGGCTCAAGGATGAGTCCGAAAAGCCCAAGGCGGGCGCCAAGGCCACGCCCAAGCCCAAGCCCCTGGGCCCGGCCGTGCCGCCCGGAACCGCCACGCCCGCCGCGGAAGACGAGGAAGTCGAGCAGGGCGTGGGCACCGGCGTCGTCATCATCGACAAGGGCGTGATCCTCACCAACCTGCACGTCGTCTCCGGCGCGGACCGCATCAAGGTGATCTTCTCCGACGGCCTGGAAGCCTCGGCCACCGTCACCGGCGCGCAGCCGGAGAACGACCTCGCGGTGCTGCAGGCCTCGAAGATTCCAGACGACATGATCGCCGCCACCATGCGCTCCACCGCGGACCTGCGTCCCGGCGACAAGGTGATGGCCGTGGGCTTTCCCTTCGGCATCGGGCCGTCCGCCTCCGGCGGCGTGGTGTCCGGCCTGAAACGCGCGTTCCGCTCGCCCGAGGGCAAGCAGGAGATGAACAACCTGATCCAGTTCGACGCCGCCGCCAACCCCGGCAACTCCGGGGGGCCGCTGGTCACCATGGACGGGGAAGTCGTGGGCATCGTCACGGCCATCCTGAACCCGACCTCGGCGCGCACCTTCCTCGGCATCGGCTTTGCCGTGCCGATCGAGAACGCCGCCACCGCCGCCGGCCTGCCGCCGTTCTGA
- a CDS encoding AAA family ATPase → MEPTTRQDSDTAQLMEQILYEVKRVVVGQDRFLERVMVAILAQGHLLVEGVPGLAKTLTVKTLASTVRGQFKRIQFTPDLVPADLVGTRIYNQKTGDFSTALGPVFTNLLLADEINRAPAKVQSALLEVMQERQVTIAGETHKVPSPFLVMATQNPIETEGTYPLPEAQVDRFMMKVLVDYPTDEEEFVIVERVTGPAVEVSAVATTEQLAALQRECRRVYVDPSLVQYAVRLVSATRDPDKHGLKEIGKYLTFGASPRATINLTEGARALAMLRGRTYALPEDMTDLVPDVLRHRLVMSYEALSEGLSADALVAKIMAKIPSPPKPLEHEKLVA, encoded by the coding sequence ATGGAACCCACCACACGCCAGGACAGCGACACCGCCCAGCTGATGGAGCAGATCCTCTACGAGGTCAAGCGCGTCGTGGTCGGGCAGGACCGATTCCTCGAACGCGTGATGGTCGCGATCCTCGCGCAGGGGCACCTGCTCGTGGAAGGCGTGCCGGGCCTGGCCAAGACGCTCACCGTGAAGACGCTGGCGAGCACGGTCCGCGGGCAATTCAAGCGCATCCAGTTCACTCCCGACCTCGTTCCCGCGGACCTCGTGGGCACGCGCATCTACAACCAGAAGACGGGCGACTTCAGCACTGCGCTCGGCCCGGTGTTCACCAACCTGCTGCTGGCCGACGAGATCAACCGCGCCCCCGCGAAGGTGCAGAGCGCGCTGCTGGAGGTGATGCAGGAGCGGCAGGTGACGATCGCCGGCGAGACGCACAAGGTGCCCAGCCCCTTCCTCGTGATGGCCACGCAGAACCCGATCGAGACCGAAGGCACCTACCCCCTTCCCGAGGCGCAGGTGGACCGCTTCATGATGAAGGTGCTCGTCGACTACCCGACCGACGAGGAGGAATTCGTGATCGTCGAACGCGTCACCGGCCCGGCGGTCGAGGTGAGCGCGGTCGCGACGACCGAGCAGCTCGCCGCGCTGCAGCGCGAGTGCCGGCGCGTCTACGTGGACCCGTCGCTCGTGCAATACGCGGTGCGGCTCGTGTCCGCGACGCGCGATCCCGACAAGCATGGGCTCAAGGAGATCGGCAAATACCTCACCTTCGGCGCGAGCCCCCGCGCGACGATCAACCTGACCGAAGGCGCGCGCGCCCTGGCGATGCTGCGCGGCCGCACCTACGCGCTGCCTGAAGACATGACCGACCTCGTGCCCGACGTGCTGCGCCACCGCCTGGTGATGTCCTACGAAGCGCTGTCGGAGGGCCTGTCCGCCGATGCGCTCGTCGCGAAGATCATGGCCAAGATTCCCTCACCGCCGAAGCCGCTCGAACATGAAAAGCTGGTGGCGTAG
- a CDS encoding DUF58 domain-containing protein — translation MKSWWRRTSRSGDAVPGAAPASAPVPGAETVLRRLEWTVIRRLDGLLQGNYRTLMRGSGLDLADLREYQHHDDVRHIDWNVTARLQVPHVRVFTEDREMAAWFLVDLSPSVDFGSGEQRKRGVSAEFVAVIARLLTRHGNRVGAMLYGSGVDTVIPTRGGRRHVLHVLHSLQARPAAAESGVTRLSDLLESAAGTIKRRSTVFVVSDFISEPGWERPLALLAQRHEVVAVRVLDPLELELPDLGLLTIRDSETGEQLLVDTHDAGFRKRFARVAAQREAELRESFVKAGVDALELSTDGDLVDAVVRFADMRKRRIRLAAGGGLPHHLRRAA, via the coding sequence ATGAAAAGCTGGTGGCGTAGAACTTCGCGGAGCGGGGACGCGGTGCCGGGCGCCGCGCCCGCGAGCGCGCCGGTGCCGGGCGCGGAGACGGTGCTGCGCCGGCTGGAGTGGACCGTCATCCGGCGGCTCGACGGCCTGCTGCAGGGCAACTACCGCACGCTGATGCGCGGCAGCGGCCTGGACCTCGCCGACCTGCGCGAATACCAGCACCACGACGACGTGCGCCACATCGACTGGAACGTCACCGCGCGACTGCAGGTGCCGCACGTGCGCGTCTTCACGGAAGACCGCGAGATGGCCGCCTGGTTCCTCGTGGACCTCAGCCCCTCGGTGGACTTCGGCTCGGGCGAGCAGCGCAAGCGCGGCGTGTCGGCGGAATTCGTCGCCGTCATCGCGCGGCTGCTCACGCGCCACGGCAACCGCGTCGGCGCCATGCTCTACGGCAGCGGCGTGGACACCGTCATCCCCACGCGCGGCGGCCGCCGGCATGTGCTGCACGTGCTGCACAGCCTCCAGGCCCGGCCCGCGGCGGCCGAAAGCGGCGTCACGCGCCTTTCCGACCTCCTCGAATCGGCGGCCGGCACGATCAAGCGCCGCTCCACCGTGTTCGTGGTCTCCGACTTCATCAGCGAACCCGGCTGGGAACGCCCGCTCGCCCTGCTCGCGCAACGGCACGAGGTGGTGGCGGTGCGCGTGCTCGATCCGCTGGAACTCGAGCTGCCCGACCTCGGCCTGCTCACCATCCGCGATTCCGAAACCGGCGAGCAGCTGCTCGTGGACACGCACGACGCGGGCTTTCGCAAGCGCTTCGCGCGCGTCGCCGCGCAGCGCGAAGCCGAGCTGCGCGAATCCTTCGTCAAGGCCGGCGTCGACGCGCTCGAGCTGTCCACCGACGGCGACCTGGTCGACGCGGTCGTGCGCTTCGCGGACATGCGCAAGCGCCGCATCCGCCTGGCCGCCGGCGGCGGGCTGCCGCATCACCTGAGGCGCGCCGCATGA